CAGATGTCCTTGCTTTGTTGTGATATCTATCTGTGGTTCAGCATCCAAGGGCAGGTGTTCATATGGTGTGAGAAGATTGTCACATAGTACTCTGGATCTTCCCTATCCTTGTTCAGGTTTTACTTTATAGATTGGCACATCCTTCCCAACTTTTCTTTCAATAATATGGATGCAGTACTCCCAACAGTTCTGAAGCTTTCCGGGGCCTCCGCAAGGTGTCAGATTTTCCACAAGGACAAGATTCCCAGGTCGTAACTCTGGAAATCTCACTCGGCTGTCAACTAGAGCTCAAGAAAACCAGTATGATCTgcgcaaagctatcaaggctgcgaaacaacaatatagggagaaggttgagtcaagattcacaataAATAAGCATACGTGACGTGTGGTGAGGGCTGCGTACCATcggcagacttcaaagccaaacgttgtggtgccgccaacatcacggcctctctcccagatgagctcaatcactttaagcctccgaggaaagccaccactacaacctgcaacctggggTTTCACAGATGCTTCCATCGAGTTGACAGTCGTAAGGCTGCAGGACTGGACGGCAACCCAGGATATGCGCAGCACCATTGGCAGGTATGtctacagacatttttaatctctccctctcccactgtagagagccctcctgcttcaaattatccaccattgtccctgttcccaaaaagaccaaggtaacatgtctgaatgactggcgtcctgtcgcactcacctcaataataagcaaatgctttgaggagCTGGTCAAGGgtaacatctgcagcttgctaccacccacactgtacccctacaattcacctacccacacaactgatcgacagatgatgcaataaccACTGTtctacataccatccttacacatctggagaaagatgcttatgtgagaatgctgttcttggaccacAATTCagaattcaacaccatagttccatccaggctcaataAGAAGCTCAGAGCCCTTGGCCttaaccctgccttgtgcagctggatcctggacttcctgtcaggttgtcagcaggttgtaagagtgggctctctcacttccaaccctctgactctcaatacaggagcccctcaggactgtgtactGAGTCCCTCCTTtgctccctctatacccatgactatatTGCTACccgcagctccaatctgctaattaaatttgtcgatgacactacattgattggccttatctcaaacaataacgaggtggccgacagggaagaagtcatctctctgacacagtggtgtcaaataAATAAACTCTCCCTCAAAAGTAAAGGAGCTGGTtgaggattacaggaggaatagagacagactaacccctattaacatcaatggatctggggctgagttgataaacaacttcaagttcctcggcatccacatcaccgaggacctcacaggGTCTgttcacaccagctgtgtggtggaaaaggcacaacagcacctctttcacctcagatggttgaagaagcttggtgtgggcccccaaatcctaaaaacttcctatagggacacaattgagagcatcctgactggcagcatcactgcctggtatgggaactgtatctcccttaattgcaggattctgcagagtgtGGTGCGGATAgctcagtgcatctgtagttatgaacttcccatgattcaggacatttacaaggacaggtgtgtaaaaagggcctgtaggatcattggggacccgagtcaccccaaccacaagctattccagctgctaccatctgggaaacagcaTAAAagctctggaacagcttcttccaccaggccatcagactgacaaactcacactgacttgagtgtactctattacattgactgttctatttattataattttttataaattactatgattggacattgtacatttagatggagacgtaacggaAAGGTTTTTACTCCTGTTATGAACTCCCGTAacgggatcacttaccagcaaagatagagaggtccgatgaagtctgatggtactatttttaaaagtatttattgataaaggggcacaaaaataagattaatgcaaacatacagataatatacatcatcaattgtgctgtctttacgacagttatttagtttataatattttcgcttagtaattcattcaatagtattttctagttagaattagaagtgtttaaagtgtattcattgcatgtaaaatatatcggcatgcgatgacgtcacatccggtttcgccgcgtcttgtgggaaaataccggtttgaaattagcgcgagggtgggggctcaccacgaggctcacctgagcacaagcagttttgcaggcatgagaaatcacagtgagagcaacgctgtaagttaatagataatcgatatattgaactaagatgttaatgctgatcctgttagaggtaacgacggtagataatatTTATGCTTtccttagttaaagagtcgcggatagtttgcatggaagtgtatttaaagtagtcaatggagcaggtaaactctccctgtatactgcaccttagtgtaatgtagttatagtcacctttgcaagtatttacacttgaaatgtgatattaaggaaggaacaaatactgtatcaatcttgtattgttttatcaacagttttcaccatatgttaatgtgaagagtgaacagtaaatggttaatcttactgcgatctggttcttattaactggtttatctcgacgttaaattcggcgttcgttacacccgaaagagaacgttacagtgaaaaagcgacattatcaggtgtttcaagtgctgcaatgtcagctcaatccagcatcaagtcgacgccgcccagcgacaagggcggtaaaccgacatcaagtaagcccacccgggcgttatcaggtgttccaagtgctgcaatgtcagctcgatccgggatcaagtcgatggcgcccagcgacaagggcagtagaacgacatcaagtaagtccacacaggcaagagccaaggcagaagccgccaaggtgcgactgcattacgccaaacaagaagcagttttgaaaatgaaactggccaccaaagaagccgaaaaggccgccagagaagccgaaacccagttggaaatggcaaaaatatcgacagagttgcaagtgctgcagctggaaggagaaggagaagctgccatggtggaagcagagtacatagaagaagctgaagggtcgcgtgatctgaccgaaacaagttctgctttagaaaggaccagactggaacgcacgagcgactatgtacaatatcaagcagacaggcaggctcgtctcccctctccatacctattcgataacttccccagctacgaggaagagaatttaccctcgcggccccgcgatgaagtcaagaatgaaagagctgacaaccgatatactttgacaccaaagttacaaagttcgatgcgaagagacgcggaggttgaatccaggatggcaaattccatgagaaacgtgcgttctcagtcatataggcgccaacgtacttctccagcccgcatgccgcttgcagccgatcccacgctgcagtatttagcacgacgggatctcgtcacttcgggactgtaccagtttgacgataaacccgaaaattaccgtgcttggctctccacattcaccaacgtgattgacggggtccagctcagtgcaacccaaaggttggaccttatggcgaaatggctggggaaagaatcacgcgaccaggtgagacgcatgcgttcagtgtacatcaacaaacctgagctagccttaagcgaagcgtgggagagactttgggagagatatggggcccccgacattattgaaggggcgctatatcgacgtctggaaaactttcctaaggtgtcagccaaagatcactttaagttaagggaattcggagatttactcatggagatccaaggcgccaaagaagatggctattcagctggtctagtattcctagatactccatccgggattagaccaattgtggacaaacttccatttgggctgcaggacaagtggctgactgttgcctcagagtacaaggaagaccacgacggtcgatttcctccctttaagcacctcactaggtttgtgtgcaaggaggcgaagaggcgaaacgaccctagccttgtaggtccaggaagcattttgatttacaccaagccaggcagatccgtttcgaatgttttcaacattgataaacccgtgtcagtgctcaagaccgaagcccttacgactaacaacgaccctggcaagtattgtccattgcataacaaacctcaccccctgaaagcatgcagaatgtttagggaaaaaccccttgaagagaggacggctcttctcaaggagaaaagaatatgttttagatgctgttcctcaacctctcacctcgccagagagtgtacgatcgccgtgaagtgtccggaatgtggcagcccagatcacgtcgaggccatgcatcccgacctgtcaccacaaaccgagagcgcttcttcacccccacaacaggacggcggggagggagaggctcactctaggtcaatagctgtcagcacgaactgtacagaagtttgcggtcaagctcagtcaagtcgttcttgttccaagatctgcctcactaaggtgtaccctaaaggagccaaagacaaggccatcaaagcctatgtgattctggacgatcagagcaatcgttcactaatcagtccagagttctttaaattgttcaacattgagagtgagcggttcccatactacctcaaaacttgctcaggcaacatggaaacccaaggaaggaaggcagaaggcatccagatcgagtccctggatggtaaagtcgtcatctgtctccctccgctcttagagtgcaatgaaatcatgaataaccacgctgggatcccgacaccaagtgcggtgctacaccagccgcatctccaccacatcgccaaacacatcccagaactggatccgaaagcggaaatactcctgctattaggaagagatgttatccaggtacacaaggttaggcagcagatcaatggaccactcaacgcccccttcgcgcaacatctggatctgggctgggtggtgataggagaggtgtgtctcggtgacgtacacaaaccgatggttaacacactcaagaccaatgtgctagagagtggccgccattcaatctttcaaccctgcccgagtgtcccgtgcatcaaggaagcacaacaaggcgttaacaagcgcgaggcaagcgacgagtcgctgggccagtcagtcttcgctctaacgaagtatgacaacaaacttgcacaatcagctcaagataccatttctttaaaaaccaaagacaccaaggtcttcagagatgaagcaaataatggggttgccccattgccaatcagagaaccacgccagcgctcaccagataacaaagagcaggcagtcaaacggttcacgtccttacggaaaacccggaaaaggaaacccgagatgcagcaatgcacccgattggcccacgaggtactgtgcaccctaatggcagaggtcacagccattataaacgcacaatcattcctacctgtgtcttctgacccagaaaacccctttatactttcgccatcaacgctccttacgcagaaggcaggagcacctcctccaccaggagacttctcagacaaggatttgtacacaaagcaatggagacaagtccaggctctggcaaatcagttttggtcccgctggagacagaaatatctacactcgttgcaacacagacaaaagtggacagaaccccgaaggaatcttcaagttgaagacttagtcctgctcagggacaagcaagccacccgcaacagcaggccaatggccagaatcactgctacattccctagcgaggatggacatgtcaggaagatcgaattgaagactaccgaccaaggcgatgtgaaaatttaccaagggccagttacagaagttattctacttctacccaatgactgattaagagactaagttttgtactctgctcattgtgaccttacgaaggtcaagcggggagtgtgctgtctttacgacagttatttagtttataatattttcgcttagtaattcattcaatagtattttctagttagaattagaagtgtttaaagtgtattcattgcatgtaaaatatatcggcatgcgatgacgtcacatccggtttcgccgcgtcttgtgggaaaatacc
This DNA window, taken from Hypanus sabinus isolate sHypSab1 chromosome 8, sHypSab1.hap1, whole genome shotgun sequence, encodes the following:
- the LOC132397804 gene encoding uncharacterized protein LOC132397804; translation: MSAQSSIKSTPPSDKGGKPTSSKPTRALSGVPSAAMSARSGIKSMAPSDKGSRTTSSKSTQARAKAEAAKVRLHYAKQEAVLKMKLATKEAEKAAREAETQLEMAKISTELQVLQLEGEGEAAMVEAEYIEEAEGSRDLTETSSALERTRLERTSDYVQYQADRQARLPSPYLFDNFPSYEEENLPSRPRDEVKNERADNRYTLTPKLQSSMRRDAEVESRMANSMRNVRSQSYRRQRTSPARMPLAADPTLQYLARRDLVTSGLYQFDDKPENYRAWLSTFTNVIDGVQLSATQRLDLMAKWLGKESRDQVRRMRSVYINKPELALSEAWERLWERYGAPDIIEGALYRRLENFPKVSAKDHFKLREFGDLLMEIQGAKEDGYSAGLVFLDTPSGIRPIVDKLPFGLQDKWLTVASEYKEDHDGRFPPFKHLTRFVCKEAKRRNDPSLVGPGSILIYTKPGRSVSNVFNIDKPVSVLKTEALTTNNDPGKYCPLHNKPHPLKACRMFREKPLEERTALLKEKRICFRCCSSTSHLARECTIAVKCPECGSPDHVEAMHPDLSPQTESASSPPQQDGGEGEAHSRSIAVSTNCTEVCGQAQSSRSCSKICLTKVYPKGAKDKAIKAYVILDDQSNRSLISPEFFKLFNIESERFPYYLKTCSGNMETQGRKAEGIQIESLDGKVVICLPPLLECNEIMNNHAGIPTPSAVLHQPHLHHIAKHIPELDPKAEILLLLGRDVIQVHKVRQQINGPLNAPFAQHLDLGWVVIGEVCLGDVHKPMVNTLKTNVLESGRHSIFQPCPSVPCIKEAQQGVNKREASDESLGQSVFALTKYDNKLAQSAQDTISLKTKDTKVFRDEANNGVAPLPIREPRQRSPDNKEQAVKRFTSLRKTRKRKPEMQQCTRLAHEVLCTLMAEVTAIINAQSFLPVSSDPENPFILSPSTLLTQKAGAPPPPGDFSDKDLYTKQWRQVQALANQFWSRWRQKYLHSLQHRQKWTEPRRNLQVEDLVLLRDKQATRNSRPMARITATFPSEDGHVRKIELKTTDQGDVKIYQGPVTEVILLLPND